One Pullulanibacillus sp. KACC 23026 DNA segment encodes these proteins:
- a CDS encoding Cof-type HAD-IIB family hydrolase, giving the protein MRKPYLIALDLDGTLLRSDKTIGERTKRALDKCVSLGHQLVIATGRPYRASQNYYTELGLSTPIVNFNGAHVHHPRNQAFKAYHSSIPRETVCSILDICHDFQIKNVMTEVIERIFVETWDEELMASFDIERSDVVTGPIQDTLKEDATCVLLNTPREQIDQLIEALDSEHAEIIEQRAWGAPSEIIEIVRKGTNKWFGLEKVAEYLQIPPSRILAFGDEENDLEMLGEAGIGVAMGNARDTVKSVATYITKTNDEEGVAEFLEKHFIDANS; this is encoded by the coding sequence ATGAGAAAACCTTACTTGATCGCCTTAGACCTCGATGGAACGCTATTAAGAAGCGACAAAACAATTGGTGAGAGAACGAAACGTGCACTCGATAAATGCGTATCACTTGGTCACCAACTTGTCATTGCAACAGGGCGTCCTTACCGTGCTAGTCAGAACTATTATACCGAATTAGGGCTTTCCACACCAATTGTGAACTTCAACGGGGCACATGTTCATCACCCTAGAAATCAAGCGTTTAAAGCCTATCATTCCTCAATTCCTAGGGAAACCGTCTGTTCAATCCTTGATATTTGTCATGATTTTCAAATTAAGAATGTGATGACAGAGGTCATTGAACGGATATTTGTGGAAACGTGGGATGAAGAGTTGATGGCTTCTTTTGATATTGAACGTTCGGATGTTGTGACAGGGCCTATTCAAGACACATTAAAAGAAGATGCCACCTGTGTTCTTTTAAATACACCTAGAGAACAAATTGACCAATTAATAGAAGCCCTTGATTCTGAACATGCGGAAATCATTGAACAGCGAGCATGGGGAGCACCAAGTGAAATTATAGAGATTGTGAGAAAAGGAACAAACAAGTGGTTTGGACTTGAAAAAGTAGCTGAATATCTTCAAATACCACCCTCTCGTATCCTGGCTTTCGGAGATGAAGAAAACGATCTGGAAATGCTTGGAGAAGCAGGGATCGGTGTCGCAATGGGCAATGCGCGTGACACTGTAAAAAGCGTAGCAACCTATATCACAAAGACAAATGATGAAGAAGGGGTCGCCGAGTTCCTTGAAAAGCATTTTATAGATGCAAATAGTTAA
- a CDS encoding DUF2922 domain-containing protein: MAKTLELQFENEDGKAVRYTLDNPVEPFDAAAINQAMDAVLAQNAFTSSGGDLVKKKSARLVERNVTDIPLT; the protein is encoded by the coding sequence ATGGCAAAGACACTTGAATTACAGTTTGAGAATGAAGATGGCAAAGCCGTGCGTTATACATTGGATAACCCGGTTGAACCTTTTGATGCCGCGGCAATTAATCAGGCAATGGATGCGGTTCTAGCTCAAAATGCATTCACATCTTCTGGCGGTGATCTTGTTAAGAAAAAGAGTGCGCGACTAGTTGAACGAAATGTCACTGATATTCCATTAACCTAA
- a CDS encoding DUF1659 domain-containing protein, producing MATSNLVDSTLTVSFDGGIDTDGKSVVMTKRFTGIKIGAQDDQLFAIIEALAPLQSYPVLTVKRDNTIDITA from the coding sequence ATGGCAACATCGAATTTAGTCGATTCAACGTTAACGGTTAGCTTTGATGGCGGCATTGACACTGATGGGAAATCGGTTGTGATGACCAAACGATTCACAGGAATTAAAATCGGGGCTCAGGATGATCAGCTTTTTGCGATTATTGAGGCTCTGGCACCGCTCCAAAGTTATCCAGTCCTCACGGTGAAGCGTGACAATACCATTGACATCACGGCTTAA
- a CDS encoding gluconate:H+ symporter, producing the protein MDVYLLLMALLSIALVIVGVTVFKWHAFISLLFASVFLAIVSGLSMDKIATAYETGVGGTLGHIIGILALGTILGKMMADSGAGIRVANFFVNRFGERFLPWAMLLSGLIIGLPVFFEVGILIVLPLVISIYKTSKKNLLLIALPVIAGLSIVHGIVPPHPGAIAAITIYKANLGKVLLYSLIVAIPSAIIAGPLFAMWVKNHVIPEGEPNLIQVDENQSKLPGTGTSFFVILLPVILLIFSAVAPYLKFLPAGFEKFFVFIGSPVIALLISVFAAYFFLGYRQGRKGADLKKLTDECLLPVGSIALIIGAGGGFKEILIESGVGDVIAHFSTSMHLSPLVLAFVVAGLIRIATGSATVALTTAAGIVSPIIQHMTGVNLELLVITTGAGSLMFSHVNDAGFWMVKEYLGLTMKETFKTWTVLETILSFVAFAGAMILNIFV; encoded by the coding sequence ATGGATGTATATTTACTATTGATGGCATTGCTATCAATTGCTCTTGTTATTGTTGGGGTTACCGTATTTAAATGGCATGCGTTTATTAGTTTATTGTTTGCCAGCGTGTTCTTGGCCATTGTGTCTGGACTTTCAATGGATAAAATTGCAACCGCCTATGAAACGGGAGTAGGCGGTACGCTCGGCCATATCATTGGTATTCTAGCTTTAGGTACCATCCTTGGTAAGATGATGGCTGATTCCGGTGCGGGGATTCGTGTTGCAAATTTCTTCGTCAACCGCTTTGGCGAACGGTTCTTGCCTTGGGCGATGTTGCTCTCTGGGTTAATCATCGGACTTCCTGTCTTTTTTGAGGTTGGAATCTTAATCGTTTTACCGCTCGTTATTTCGATTTATAAAACATCAAAGAAAAATCTTCTATTGATTGCATTACCAGTTATCGCAGGATTATCAATCGTTCATGGGATTGTCCCACCACACCCTGGGGCGATCGCTGCCATCACGATTTATAAAGCAAACTTAGGTAAAGTTCTTCTTTACTCACTGATTGTTGCGATTCCTTCTGCGATCATCGCAGGCCCGTTGTTTGCTATGTGGGTGAAAAATCATGTGATTCCTGAAGGGGAGCCAAATCTCATCCAAGTCGATGAAAATCAATCCAAATTGCCTGGAACAGGGACTTCCTTCTTTGTTATTCTTTTACCGGTTATCCTTTTGATTTTCTCTGCAGTTGCTCCTTATTTAAAATTTCTGCCTGCAGGCTTTGAAAAATTCTTTGTTTTCATCGGCAGTCCGGTTATCGCACTTCTTATTTCCGTCTTTGCTGCTTACTTCTTCTTGGGCTATCGCCAAGGAAGAAAAGGAGCTGACCTTAAAAAATTAACAGACGAATGCTTACTGCCAGTTGGCTCTATTGCTTTAATCATTGGCGCAGGCGGCGGATTTAAAGAGATTTTAATTGAAAGCGGCGTTGGTGACGTTATTGCTCACTTTTCAACAAGTATGCATCTTTCACCACTTGTTCTTGCCTTTGTGGTGGCCGGATTAATCCGGATTGCGACCGGTTCAGCAACCGTTGCTTTAACAACAGCTGCTGGGATTGTTTCACCAATTATTCAGCATATGACTGGCGTTAACCTCGAATTACTCGTTATCACAACAGGTGCCGGTTCGCTCATGTTCTCACACGTAAACGATGCAGGCTTCTGGATGGTTAAAGAATATCTTGGTTTGACCATGAAAGAAACATTCAAGACATGGACGGTCCTCGAAACCATTCTTTCCTTCGTTGCTTTTGCTGGCGCCATGATCCTAAATATATTTGTATAA
- a CDS encoding MurR/RpiR family transcriptional regulator, translating to MEQVNYCLANIRSNYQSFNKTEKLIADYILESPNKILYQTISQVADDLKIANSTVFRFCKTLGFKGYQAMKITLAAEVANPYLESVQEKITEYDTERQITEKIFNTTIQTFKETMKMIDFNQVKQAVDTIVKADRVEFYGLGNSAIVALDAHHKFIGSGITTAAYTDSYLQQKAATQLTNKDVAVILSDLDHQEDLFKVFEIAKASGAKTIGFIHFSNSPLSRGVDVALNMAVNGMNDQLENGVSSRILQLSLIDALYVNVINAREGFLKNSIKKLKSYLGRP from the coding sequence ATGGAACAGGTAAACTATTGTTTGGCAAACATTAGATCCAACTACCAATCGTTTAATAAGACTGAAAAACTTATTGCGGATTATATTTTAGAATCTCCCAATAAAATTCTTTATCAAACCATCTCACAAGTTGCAGATGATTTGAAGATCGCGAATTCAACGGTCTTCCGTTTTTGTAAAACACTTGGCTTTAAAGGCTATCAAGCGATGAAAATTACTTTAGCTGCCGAAGTGGCCAACCCGTATTTAGAAAGTGTTCAAGAGAAAATTACGGAATATGATACAGAACGGCAAATTACTGAGAAGATATTCAACACAACGATTCAGACCTTTAAAGAAACCATGAAAATGATTGATTTTAACCAGGTGAAGCAAGCCGTCGATACGATAGTAAAGGCGGACCGGGTGGAGTTTTATGGCTTAGGGAATTCAGCCATAGTCGCGTTAGATGCTCATCATAAATTTATTGGGTCGGGAATTACGACAGCCGCTTATACGGATAGTTATCTCCAACAAAAAGCTGCCACACAGCTTACAAATAAGGATGTAGCAGTCATTTTATCCGATCTCGATCACCAAGAAGACTTATTTAAGGTTTTTGAAATTGCAAAGGCAAGCGGGGCTAAGACCATCGGCTTTATCCATTTTTCTAACTCACCTTTGAGTCGGGGCGTTGACGTTGCCCTCAACATGGCGGTCAATGGAATGAATGATCAGCTTGAGAATGGCGTCTCTTCCCGGATCCTACAACTCAGCTTGATTGATGCCCTTTATGTCAATGTGATTAATGCGAGAGAAGGATTTTTAAAGAACTCAATTAAGAAACTTAAGTCTTATTTGGGACGACCGTAA
- a CDS encoding YitT family protein gives MKLYIEAKITAIVIIGAILNGIALNFFLIPANVLSSGFTGVAQLVSSLLKNELGLSVGTGVVLFILNIPITILAWQKVGQRFTIYSLASVATTMIVLMILPIVSLTDNTLLNAVFGGVVSAIGVGLTLRFGASTGGMDIIAMVLSRMQDRPIGTYFLILNGLIVLSAGAYFGWEKALYTLVTIYASSRVIDAIHTRHEKLTAMIITTKGEALTKAIHEKMVRGITRLPAKGGFTSEDRELMMIVITRYELYTLEQIIKWVDPNAFTNIVETAGIFGFFRPID, from the coding sequence GTGAAACTCTATATTGAGGCGAAGATAACGGCTATTGTCATCATAGGAGCGATTTTAAACGGCATAGCCCTCAACTTCTTTTTAATACCAGCCAATGTGTTATCGAGTGGTTTTACAGGGGTAGCACAGCTTGTTTCGAGTTTGCTCAAAAATGAATTAGGTCTATCGGTTGGGACAGGGGTTGTTTTGTTCATTCTTAATATCCCCATTACAATCTTGGCTTGGCAAAAAGTGGGGCAACGATTCACCATCTATAGTTTGGCTAGTGTTGCGACGACCATGATTGTCTTAATGATTCTTCCTATTGTTTCATTGACCGATAATACACTATTAAACGCCGTATTTGGAGGCGTCGTCAGTGCCATTGGAGTCGGTTTAACCTTAAGATTCGGTGCTTCCACAGGTGGGATGGATATTATTGCAATGGTGCTCTCTAGGATGCAGGATCGTCCCATTGGAACTTATTTTCTTATATTAAATGGGTTGATTGTTCTATCTGCCGGCGCTTATTTTGGGTGGGAAAAAGCCCTTTACACACTTGTTACGATCTATGCCAGCTCACGCGTTATAGATGCTATTCATACACGTCATGAAAAGCTGACAGCGATGATCATCACAACAAAAGGTGAGGCCCTTACCAAAGCCATTCATGAAAAAATGGTAAGAGGGATTACGCGCCTTCCAGCTAAAGGCGGGTTTACCTCAGAAGACCGTGAGCTGATGATGATTGTTATTACTCGATATGAGCTCTATACGCTTGAGCAAATTATTAAATGGGTGGATCCGAATGCCTTTACTAATATTGTTGAGACAGCGGGTATCTTCGGCTTCTTCCGCCCTATTGATTAA
- a CDS encoding alpha/beta fold hydrolase yields MICMDKVVIEGIPALKIEQDQSIGKPLPLVLFWHGWTSLKERNLYYAYLLAAEGIRVIMPDAMGHGERAHEFTEEERQTAIFPAIMKSVEETKVIWDYCENQGWILDGRFSLAGTSMGAMITLSALSVFEGIKSGVSLMGAPYLVGYARHVLAQYKDAGYTIPYSEAEINYLMQELVSFDLSRTPEKIKGVPLLFWHGKRDPIVPYAQSRLFYDSFHSEADYHMSFLSDPEAEHVVSQVGAIGMRDWFVNYL; encoded by the coding sequence ATGATTTGTATGGATAAAGTAGTTATAGAGGGAATCCCGGCTCTTAAGATCGAACAAGACCAATCAATTGGCAAACCTCTCCCCCTTGTTTTATTTTGGCATGGATGGACCAGTCTTAAGGAGAGAAATCTTTATTATGCTTATCTCCTTGCGGCTGAAGGAATTCGAGTAATTATGCCCGACGCTATGGGACATGGCGAACGTGCCCATGAATTTACAGAAGAAGAAAGGCAAACTGCTATTTTTCCTGCTATTATGAAAAGCGTGGAAGAGACAAAAGTGATTTGGGATTATTGTGAGAATCAGGGTTGGATACTAGATGGACGATTTTCATTAGCCGGGACTTCCATGGGGGCGATGATTACTCTAAGCGCTTTATCCGTTTTTGAGGGGATCAAATCAGGCGTTTCGTTGATGGGAGCACCGTATCTTGTTGGTTATGCCCGCCATGTGTTAGCACAATACAAGGACGCGGGATATACGATTCCCTATTCTGAAGCCGAGATAAATTATCTAATGCAAGAGCTGGTTTCGTTTGATTTAAGCAGGACTCCGGAAAAAATTAAAGGTGTTCCTCTTTTATTTTGGCATGGAAAACGAGATCCGATTGTTCCATATGCCCAATCACGATTATTCTATGATAGCTTCCACAGCGAAGCTGATTATCACATGTCCTTTCTCAGTGATCCGGAAGCAGAACATGTGGTGTCACAAGTAGGAGCCATTGGAATGAGAGACTGGTTCGTTAACTATTTATAA
- a CDS encoding NifU N-terminal domain-containing protein, which produces MSITMRTDRTPNPNAMKFTANSSLFTDRLIAKKGDSVDHPLAAALLEIEGVDNIFGYDDFVTVNKTFDASWDELLPKIEAVFQTN; this is translated from the coding sequence ATGAGTATAACCATGAGAACCGATCGCACACCTAATCCAAATGCAATGAAATTCACTGCTAATTCAAGTCTTTTTACCGATCGTTTAATTGCAAAAAAAGGGGACTCTGTCGACCATCCGCTTGCAGCCGCTCTTTTAGAAATTGAAGGAGTCGACAATATTTTTGGCTACGACGACTTTGTTACCGTGAATAAAACGTTTGATGCATCATGGGACGAGTTGCTTCCAAAAATTGAAGCCGTTTTTCAAACTAACTAA